In the genome of Raphanus sativus cultivar WK10039 chromosome 4, ASM80110v3, whole genome shotgun sequence, one region contains:
- the LOC108853354 gene encoding uncharacterized protein LOC108853354 translates to MLNAGAQPYKPVGIRVKDARLSEHAPVYKPVNTSGTEAMPSEVAAPLQPVKSDEHSLFLTFSNGFPLSERQIFEFFNWSYAPDVERAIIPKPKGGRGPALHGRVVFKNTHIPNLVMGSREKVCLSIDGRPVYCRRFKSKQRKSAATASANLGDGGSHPGGDA, encoded by the exons ATGCTGAATGCGGGCGCGCAACCCTATAAACCCGTCGGTATAAGAGTGAAAGACGCGAGGCTGAGTGAGCATGCGCCAGTTTATAAACCGGTGAACACAAGTGGGACAGAAGCCATGCCGAGTGAAGTTGCGGCACCGCTTCAACCTGTGAAAAGCGACGAACATTCACTGTTTCTGACTTTTTCAAACGGATTTCCTTTGTCGGAAAGGCAGATCTTTGAATTTTTTAACTG GTCCTACGCACCCGACGTGGAGCGAGCCATTATTCCTAAGCCAAAGGGAGGAAGGGGGCCGGCCTTGCACGGGAGAGTGGTGTTCAAGAACACCCACATCCCCAACTTGGTCATGGGAAGCAGGGAGAAGGTTTGCCTTTCTATCGATGGGCGCCCTGTTTACTGCAGGCGCTTCAAAAGCAAGCAGAGGAAGAGCGCAGCAACCGCGAGTGCTAACCTCGGTGATGGTGGAAGCCACCCCGGTGGTGATGCGTGA